From Alteribacter keqinensis, one genomic window encodes:
- the bcp gene encoding thioredoxin-dependent thiol peroxidase produces the protein MTVEVGQKAPEFTLKANSGEEVSLSDYKGKNVVLYFYPKDMTPGCTTQACDFRDNKENFEEVDAVILGVSPDPVERHEKFIDKHGLPFLLLADEDHKVAEDYGVWKLKKNFGKEYMGIERSTFIIDKEGNIDKEWRKVRVKGHVEEALNYLKEKQ, from the coding sequence ATGACAGTAGAAGTTGGTCAAAAAGCACCTGAATTTACACTTAAGGCAAACAGCGGAGAAGAAGTAAGCCTGTCCGATTACAAAGGAAAGAACGTCGTCCTTTATTTTTATCCGAAAGACATGACGCCGGGATGTACAACCCAGGCCTGTGATTTTCGCGATAACAAAGAGAACTTTGAGGAAGTGGACGCGGTGATTCTCGGCGTAAGCCCGGATCCGGTCGAGCGTCACGAAAAATTCATCGACAAGCACGGTCTTCCGTTTTTACTTCTCGCCGACGAAGACCACAAAGTGGCTGAAGACTACGGCGTGTGGAAGTTGAAGAAAAACTTCGGCAAGGAATACATGGGCATTGAACGCTCAACCTTCATTATCGATAAAGAAGGAAACATCGATAAAGAATGGCGCAAAGTCCGCGTGAAAGGGCATGTGGAGGAAGCGCTTAACTACTTAAAAGAAAAGCAGTAA
- the uxaC gene encoding glucuronate isomerase yields MINDNFLLTNDISRELYHSYAKELPIIDYHNHLSAKEIYEDRMYDNLTELWLADDHYKWRAMRANGISEYLITGDASDKDKFDAWADTVPNLIGNPLYHWTHLELTRFFNVDSLLGRQTKAYIWEKTTEMLKTNELSARNILTKQKVEFVGTTDDPTDNLTYHKKLKEEGFPVVVSPSFRPDKGLMIEGDHFKDWVIALSEAAEYDISDYEEFLFALEKRAEYFDLSGCRSADHGLNELKYQHASLEYVSTVFRKRMKDERLSTDEITAFKSYTLTSLGRIYNKKGWAMQLHIGPIRNTNTKKYRELGPDTGFDSIGDSLAAQPLSRLLDSLEVTGELPKTILYTNNAKHNDVFASMAGNYQGDSMPGKVQFGTAWWHNDNYEGMIDQMTTLGNMVVLRHFIGMLTDSRSLLSFVRHEYFRRILCQMLGEWVTSGKAPHDIELLGDYVKDISYGNAKRYFRL; encoded by the coding sequence ATGATTAACGACAACTTTTTACTAACAAATGATATTTCCAGAGAACTCTACCATTCTTATGCAAAAGAATTGCCGATCATCGATTATCATAACCACCTCAGTGCCAAAGAAATATATGAAGATCGCATGTATGATAACCTTACTGAACTTTGGCTGGCCGATGATCACTATAAGTGGAGAGCCATGCGTGCAAACGGAATCAGTGAGTATTTGATTACAGGGGATGCTTCAGACAAAGATAAGTTTGATGCGTGGGCCGATACAGTTCCCAATTTGATAGGAAATCCATTGTATCACTGGACTCACCTGGAGCTCACCAGGTTTTTTAATGTGGATAGTTTGTTGGGGAGACAAACAAAAGCGTACATATGGGAGAAAACGACTGAAATGTTGAAAACAAATGAGTTATCAGCACGAAACATCCTTACTAAACAGAAGGTAGAATTTGTTGGAACGACTGATGATCCTACTGACAATTTAACCTATCATAAAAAGCTGAAAGAAGAGGGTTTTCCTGTCGTTGTATCTCCTTCTTTCAGACCGGACAAGGGGTTGATGATTGAAGGAGACCATTTTAAAGATTGGGTAATCGCATTGTCTGAAGCTGCTGAGTATGACATTTCAGATTATGAGGAGTTTCTCTTTGCATTAGAAAAAAGAGCTGAATACTTTGATCTGTCAGGGTGCAGAAGTGCCGATCACGGCTTAAACGAACTAAAGTATCAACATGCTTCCTTAGAATATGTATCTACCGTCTTCCGCAAACGGATGAAAGATGAGCGGTTAAGTACTGATGAAATTACGGCATTCAAAAGTTACACCTTAACCAGCCTTGGCCGTATATACAATAAGAAGGGATGGGCAATGCAACTTCATATCGGACCCATAAGAAATACAAACACAAAAAAATACCGCGAGCTGGGTCCGGATACGGGATTTGATTCTATTGGAGACAGTTTGGCTGCGCAACCTCTAAGCAGGCTATTGGACTCTTTGGAGGTTACAGGGGAACTTCCTAAAACGATCCTTTACACAAATAACGCTAAACATAATGATGTTTTTGCTTCCATGGCCGGCAACTACCAGGGAGACTCAATGCCTGGAAAAGTGCAGTTCGGAACTGCATGGTGGCATAACGACAATTATGAAGGGATGATTGACCAAATGACCACGCTTGGTAATATGGTTGTTTTAAGGCATTTTATTGGAATGCTGACGGACTCAAGAAGTCTGTTGTCATTTGTAAGACACGAATACTTTCGCCGGATTCTGTGTCAAATGCTCGGTGAGTGGGTGACTTCAGGAAAAGCGCCGCATGATATAGAGCTGCTGGGTGATTATGTGAAAGATATCAGCTACGGAAATGCAAAACGTTACTTCCGCTTATAA
- a CDS encoding potassium channel family protein, with product MGTFLLWCVTITSILGIVMSLLLLIQNQPPQGRRVSIRNFLVLLLVYATVITGFGCLYLSLHFKGYPVLMEGTGRMSGSLIHLVEDVMYFSAVTILTVGYGDIIPQGIGRWIAMIEALIGYLLPAAFVVTTVIYNENKPNRL from the coding sequence ATGGGAACCTTTTTGCTTTGGTGTGTAACCATAACGTCGATTTTAGGCATTGTCATGAGCCTGCTTTTACTCATTCAAAATCAGCCGCCTCAGGGAAGGCGTGTTTCAATACGGAACTTCCTCGTTCTTTTGCTCGTCTATGCCACAGTAATCACCGGATTCGGCTGCCTGTACCTGAGCCTCCATTTCAAAGGGTACCCGGTGCTGATGGAAGGAACAGGACGGATGTCCGGGTCGCTCATTCACTTAGTCGAAGACGTGATGTACTTTAGCGCCGTCACGATCCTTACCGTCGGATACGGAGACATCATTCCCCAGGGCATCGGCCGCTGGATTGCCATGATCGAAGCCCTCATCGGCTACCTTCTTCCGGCAGCGTTCGTGGTGACCACCGTTATTTACAACGAAAACAAGCCAAATCGTTTGTAG
- a CDS encoding cyclic-di-AMP receptor, translated as MKLVVCIVHNRYSDAMEKGLKDKGYRMTELASSGGFLKKGNTTFLLGVKDNDVDALQREMQTICLNLEKKKGKAKDVDSRYTSFVVEAKESLPILAAFQNKSN; from the coding sequence ATGAAACTAGTGGTATGTATCGTCCACAACCGCTACAGTGACGCTATGGAAAAAGGACTCAAAGACAAAGGCTACCGGATGACGGAGCTGGCAAGCAGCGGCGGATTCTTGAAAAAAGGGAATACCACGTTTCTTCTCGGTGTAAAAGATAATGATGTTGATGCTCTCCAGCGGGAGATGCAGACGATCTGCCTTAACCTTGAAAAGAAGAAAGGAAAAGCAAAAGATGTGGACAGCCGCTATACCTCCTTTGTAGTAGAAGCAAAAGAGAGCCTGCCAATCCTTGCTGCCTTTCAAAATAAATCAAACTGA
- a CDS encoding aminopeptidase, giving the protein MNDPRISHLADLLLDHSIGLKKGERILIKGHAASKPLMTELIDKTYERGGYPYIELLDDELGRHLSMGYEKEQLETQAAWALQRYKDVDAVIAVIAEENDAEMAEVPGEKFQLRGEVFKPVQEFYINNRRWVLLNYPTPALAQKAGMSTKAFTDFLLNVCTADYKKMEKAFAPLRELMEKTDRVRITSPGTDLSFSIKDIPAVPCAGEANIPDGEIYTAPVKDSVNGTITFNTPCPYRGVTYHNVSLTFEKGQIVKAYADQKEKLEEILNTDEGARYAGEFAIGVNPYILHPMGDILFDEKIGGSLHFTPGEAYEDADNGNRSSVHWDMVLIQREEYGGGEIYFDGVLVRKDGIFVPEELQGLNPEKLK; this is encoded by the coding sequence ATGAATGACCCTCGAATTTCACACTTGGCCGATCTCCTGCTTGATCACTCCATCGGCTTAAAAAAAGGCGAGCGTATCCTCATTAAAGGCCACGCTGCATCAAAACCCCTTATGACCGAACTAATTGACAAGACCTATGAGCGGGGCGGCTACCCCTACATCGAACTCCTGGACGATGAGCTCGGACGTCACCTGAGTATGGGGTACGAAAAAGAGCAGCTCGAAACCCAGGCAGCCTGGGCCCTCCAGCGTTATAAAGATGTGGATGCCGTCATAGCCGTGATTGCCGAAGAAAACGACGCAGAAATGGCAGAGGTGCCGGGGGAGAAATTCCAGCTCCGTGGAGAAGTGTTCAAGCCGGTTCAGGAGTTTTACATCAACAACCGCCGCTGGGTGCTCCTTAATTACCCGACACCGGCACTGGCTCAGAAAGCCGGGATGAGCACTAAAGCGTTCACTGACTTTTTACTCAATGTGTGTACCGCTGATTATAAAAAAATGGAGAAGGCTTTTGCTCCGTTAAGAGAACTGATGGAAAAAACCGACCGCGTACGGATCACTAGTCCGGGAACAGACCTGTCTTTTTCCATTAAAGACATTCCCGCTGTCCCCTGCGCCGGAGAGGCAAACATTCCCGACGGCGAAATCTACACGGCTCCGGTAAAAGACAGCGTGAACGGCACGATTACCTTTAACACACCATGCCCGTACCGGGGAGTGACCTACCACAATGTGAGCCTTACATTTGAAAAAGGACAAATTGTTAAAGCCTATGCCGACCAGAAAGAAAAACTCGAAGAAATCCTCAATACGGACGAAGGAGCCCGCTACGCCGGAGAGTTTGCCATCGGGGTGAATCCGTATATCCTGCACCCTATGGGAGACATACTTTTTGATGAAAAAATCGGAGGAAGCCTTCACTTCACACCTGGCGAAGCCTATGAAGATGCCGACAACGGCAACCGGTCCTCCGTCCATTGGGATATGGTTCTCATCCAGCGTGAGGAATACGGAGGGGGAGAGATCTACTTCGATGGCGTCCTTGTGCGAAAAGACGGCATTTTCGTCCCCGAAGAACTTCAGGGGCTCAACCCTGAAAAATTAAAATAA
- a CDS encoding mannonate dehydratase, whose protein sequence is MEMSFRWYGEDDPVTLEKIRQIPDMKGIVTAIYDIPPGETWPYEDIVELKNSVEEAGLKLTVIESVPVHEEIKLGSNRRDVLIDQFAQTIRNLSKAGINTVCYNFMPVFDWVRTDLAAALPDGSNSLYYSDETVRSLNPVKGEFSLPGWDLSYQKEDLETLLKDYSSVTEEQLMENLIYFLKKIIPVAEEKNVNMALHPDDPPWPVFGLPRIVNNVHHVRTILSSVESKNNGITFCTGSFGADRGNNLEQIIETAEGRIHFVHARNITWTGSKSFQETSHSVKDGSINMVSVMNKLLDKGFKGAIRPDHGRMIWGESGRPGYGLYDRALGAAYLNGIIDSYQERKVRTNDTAAIYR, encoded by the coding sequence ATGGAGATGAGTTTTCGCTGGTATGGAGAAGATGATCCGGTTACGTTAGAAAAAATCAGACAAATTCCTGATATGAAAGGAATAGTAACAGCCATTTATGATATCCCTCCCGGAGAAACCTGGCCTTATGAAGATATTGTTGAATTAAAAAACAGTGTTGAAGAAGCCGGTCTTAAACTTACTGTCATTGAAAGTGTTCCTGTGCATGAGGAGATAAAGCTCGGCTCAAACAGGAGAGATGTTCTGATTGACCAGTTTGCCCAAACAATTAGAAACCTCTCAAAGGCAGGCATTAACACTGTGTGCTACAATTTCATGCCTGTTTTTGACTGGGTAAGAACCGACCTGGCTGCTGCTCTTCCAGATGGCTCAAACTCTCTTTATTACAGTGATGAAACTGTTCGCTCACTGAATCCGGTGAAGGGAGAGTTTTCACTTCCGGGATGGGACTTATCATACCAGAAAGAAGATCTTGAAACGCTGTTAAAAGACTACAGTTCAGTGACGGAAGAACAGCTTATGGAAAACCTGATTTACTTTCTGAAAAAAATCATACCTGTGGCAGAAGAGAAAAACGTGAATATGGCACTTCATCCTGACGATCCTCCGTGGCCGGTATTTGGCCTGCCCCGTATTGTAAACAATGTACACCATGTCCGAACGATTTTATCTTCTGTAGAAAGCAAGAATAACGGCATAACCTTTTGCACCGGATCATTTGGTGCTGACCGGGGAAATAATTTGGAACAAATAATTGAAACAGCAGAAGGGAGGATTCATTTTGTCCACGCGCGAAACATAACATGGACAGGTTCTAAATCTTTTCAAGAGACTTCCCATTCTGTAAAAGATGGCTCAATAAATATGGTGAGCGTAATGAATAAGCTTTTGGATAAAGGCTTTAAGGGAGCAATAAGGCCAGACCATGGAAGGATGATCTGGGGAGAATCCGGACGTCCGGGGTATGGTCTTTATGATCGGGCGCTGGGTGCTGCTTACTTAAACGGAATTATTGATTCCTACCAGGAGAGGAAGGTGAGGACAAATGATACAGCTGCCATTTACCGTTGA
- a CDS encoding ABC transporter permease encodes MFYVSIFFQYASQYMKTRLQYRSDLVVELFSDLLFQAVNLIFILVVFGHTTLLSGWSREEIIFIYGFFLVPYAIFSSFFNIWDFNDRYIVKGEMDRVLTRPIHSLFQIIIERMELESMFGVITGLAIMFYAGSQLGLTLSWYDPFMFLLMVAGGSLIYAGIFIILASISFWSDSRTDIMPMMYNIGNYGRYPVDIYNQVIRYVLTWILPFAFVGVYPAAFFLGRDEWYFYAFLTPVMGLIFISISVFAWNEGVKRYRGAGN; translated from the coding sequence ATGTTCTACGTATCGATCTTTTTCCAATACGCATCACAGTATATGAAAACACGGCTTCAGTACCGCTCTGACCTTGTGGTTGAGCTGTTCTCGGACCTCTTGTTCCAGGCCGTGAACCTGATCTTTATCCTTGTGGTGTTCGGCCACACCACACTCCTGAGCGGCTGGAGCCGGGAGGAGATTATCTTTATCTACGGATTTTTCCTCGTACCTTATGCGATCTTCAGTTCGTTTTTTAACATCTGGGACTTTAATGACCGCTACATTGTAAAAGGGGAAATGGACCGGGTCCTCACAAGACCCATCCACAGCCTGTTTCAGATTATTATCGAACGGATGGAGCTGGAATCCATGTTCGGCGTCATTACCGGACTTGCGATCATGTTTTACGCCGGCTCCCAGCTTGGGCTAACCCTTAGCTGGTACGATCCGTTTATGTTTCTTCTGATGGTGGCCGGAGGCTCGCTCATCTATGCCGGGATCTTCATCATTTTGGCGAGCATCAGTTTCTGGTCCGATTCGCGAACCGATATTATGCCGATGATGTACAATATCGGAAACTACGGACGCTATCCGGTGGACATCTACAACCAGGTGATCCGCTACGTGCTCACGTGGATTCTGCCGTTTGCGTTCGTGGGAGTGTACCCGGCTGCCTTTTTTCTAGGCCGTGATGAATGGTACTTCTACGCCTTTTTAACCCCGGTAATGGGGCTGATCTTTATTTCAATCAGCGTGTTTGCATGGAATGAAGGCGTGAAAAGGTATCGCGGCGCGGGGAATTGA
- a CDS encoding D-2-hydroxyacid dehydrogenase, with the protein MNVVTTAKIRRDLREELPNLFPEVTFSFNESIDEAEKDLPSADVLLTYGEDLTEDHIDQARNLKWIMVISAGLEKMPFDAIAKKDILITNARGIHATPMAEYTLAMMLQVSRYGKGIIEQEQNEVWSRKLTMTELKGKTIGVLGAGAIGSEIARLAKAFGMTAIGLNRSGRPVDHFDTIITFKDLNQLLNESDYVVSVLPHTDETDGMLTADSFKAMKKEAIFINIGRGTVAREDVLLQALQNKEISHAVLDVFEEEPLPKGHPFWSTDRITVTPHISGISPEYQPRALEIFKNNLKVFSGGGTNYQNKVDPSKGY; encoded by the coding sequence ATGAATGTCGTGACTACAGCAAAAATCCGCCGTGATTTACGTGAAGAACTGCCAAACCTCTTCCCGGAGGTAACCTTTTCGTTCAATGAATCCATTGACGAAGCAGAAAAAGACCTGCCGTCCGCTGACGTTCTCCTTACCTACGGGGAGGATCTGACTGAAGATCACATTGACCAGGCCCGCAACTTGAAATGGATCATGGTCATCTCAGCCGGATTGGAAAAAATGCCGTTTGACGCCATCGCCAAAAAAGACATTCTCATAACCAATGCCCGGGGCATTCATGCCACCCCGATGGCAGAATACACACTTGCCATGATGCTTCAGGTATCCAGGTATGGAAAAGGGATTATCGAGCAGGAACAAAACGAAGTGTGGTCCCGTAAACTGACAATGACCGAATTAAAAGGAAAAACAATCGGTGTACTTGGTGCAGGAGCCATCGGCAGTGAAATTGCCAGACTCGCCAAAGCCTTCGGGATGACTGCCATCGGTCTGAACCGGAGCGGAAGACCTGTCGATCATTTTGATACAATCATCACCTTCAAAGATCTGAATCAGTTGCTCAACGAGTCTGATTACGTCGTGTCTGTTCTGCCCCATACCGATGAAACCGACGGAATGCTTACAGCCGATTCTTTTAAAGCGATGAAAAAGGAAGCCATATTTATAAATATAGGAAGAGGCACTGTCGCAAGGGAGGATGTTCTCTTACAAGCACTGCAAAACAAGGAGATCTCCCATGCCGTACTTGATGTATTCGAAGAAGAGCCGCTTCCGAAAGGACATCCATTCTGGAGTACGGACCGGATAACCGTGACACCGCATATTTCAGGCATATCACCGGAATACCAGCCGAGAGCACTTGAAATTTTTAAGAATAACCTAAAGGTTTTTTCAGGCGGAGGAACGAATTATCAAAATAAAGTTGACCCCTCAAAAGGATATTGA
- the perR gene encoding peroxide-responsive transcriptional repressor PerR, whose amino-acid sequence MENHRLQEALQSLKSTKVRMTPQRHAILEFLFDAKTHPTADDIYKALEGKFPNMSVATVYNNLRVFKEAGLVRELTYGDSSSRFDSNTTDHYHVICEDCGKIVDFHYPGLDEVETLAEHVTNFKVKHHRMEIYGTCPECQKHKH is encoded by the coding sequence ATGGAAAACCATCGACTGCAGGAAGCCTTGCAATCTTTAAAAAGTACGAAAGTGCGCATGACACCTCAACGCCATGCTATTCTTGAATTTCTTTTCGATGCCAAAACCCATCCCACAGCGGATGATATCTACAAGGCGCTGGAAGGGAAATTCCCTAACATGAGCGTCGCAACTGTCTACAATAACCTTCGTGTTTTTAAAGAAGCAGGCCTGGTGCGTGAACTGACTTATGGTGACTCTTCCAGCAGATTTGACAGCAACACCACAGACCACTACCATGTCATCTGCGAAGATTGCGGTAAGATCGTTGATTTCCACTACCCGGGACTCGATGAAGTGGAAACACTGGCTGAACATGTAACAAACTTTAAGGTGAAGCACCACCGTATGGAGATATATGGCACATGCCCGGAATGCCAGAAGCACAAACATTAG
- a CDS encoding SDR family oxidoreductase: MQLPFTVDLQSKVVVVTGGSGVLGSTMCEALAKCGAKVAILATNQEKMDTLVKKIRESGGTAEGFEVDVLNKDSLERAHEQLTSTFGSTDILINAAGGNHTKATTTTEKLKIEDIYDDSNRTFFDLDPESLDWLLRLNYMGTLLPIQVFSKDMAGKKGGSVINVSSMNGFRPLTKIPAYSGAKAAINNLTQWLSVYYSDVGIRVNAIAPGFFLTKQNETLLLTEEGEYTDRAKKIIEHTPLGRFGDAKELLGTLLWLIDSQSSSFVNGVVIPVDGGFSAYSGV; the protein is encoded by the coding sequence ATACAGCTGCCATTTACCGTTGATCTTCAAAGCAAGGTAGTGGTTGTAACAGGAGGGAGCGGCGTGCTTGGTTCAACCATGTGTGAGGCATTAGCGAAGTGTGGAGCCAAAGTAGCGATCCTGGCAACAAACCAAGAGAAAATGGACACGTTGGTAAAAAAGATAAGAGAAAGTGGCGGGACTGCCGAAGGGTTTGAAGTAGATGTTTTAAATAAGGATTCACTCGAAAGAGCGCATGAACAGCTGACGTCAACGTTTGGCTCAACAGATATATTAATAAACGCTGCAGGGGGTAATCACACAAAGGCGACCACGACAACTGAAAAGTTAAAGATAGAGGATATATACGATGATTCGAACCGGACGTTTTTTGACCTTGATCCAGAATCCCTAGACTGGCTGTTAAGGTTAAATTACATGGGTACGTTACTGCCTATTCAAGTATTTTCAAAAGATATGGCCGGAAAAAAAGGAGGCTCTGTAATAAATGTGTCATCTATGAATGGCTTCAGACCTTTGACGAAGATTCCTGCTTACAGCGGGGCAAAGGCGGCAATCAATAATTTAACCCAGTGGCTTTCGGTTTATTATTCTGATGTGGGTATCCGTGTAAATGCAATTGCCCCGGGATTCTTTTTAACGAAACAGAACGAAACGTTATTGCTTACAGAAGAAGGGGAGTACACAGATAGAGCAAAGAAAATAATAGAGCATACACCTCTCGGACGTTTTGGTGATGCAAAGGAATTACTGGGAACTTTGTTATGGCTGATAGACTCCCAATCTTCTAGTTTTGTAAATGGTGTAGTTATTCCTGTTGATGGAGGGTTCTCGGCCTATTCAGGCGTTTAA